The segment AAATAATACACTTGCCGAATCAGTTAAAATAAAATCAAGGTCGTTAAGAATACCTTCACCCTTTTTAAAATATGACCTCAGATCCTCTGTTAGAAAACCTTTTTCGGCTATTTTAGTATCTAAATAAATTAATCGTCTGATTGATTCAAGTAAATAATAGATGTAATCTTCATTATCTGGATCGAATAAATATTTCTTAAAGGCTGCCTCAGCACAATCATGATATTGTGCATTTTTCAATAGTAATTTTAATACTTCGATTTTTGCTATTGCTTGCAATTCGTTGAATTCTGACTCGCTAACAATAAAGTCTTTCTTATTTTCTTTACTAAAATTATCAAGATAATTCTCAAGGTTTTCAATTCGCTCAACTGCTTTGGGGTGAGATAATAGTAGATTTTCTTTTATTTCTTCCTTGCTTTTTAGTTCGGAGCCTGCATTTATTAGTTTTCGATTTTTCGATTTTTTTTCTAATCGATATTTTTCTTCTTCTTTCAAAAATTGATAAAAGTTTATTAACCCGTTGGTTAAACTATAGCCAGCAGTATTAGCTAAGTCAAAGCCTAAACTGTCGGCTAACCTTTCCATATCCCGATCTATAGCAGCATTGTCTATCCTGATTTCATGATTTGTATTTCGGTTTTTTTTGCTATACTGCTCTAATTTTCTGAAAAATGACGATTCCACATCATTATTAATATAATGTGCTAATTCGTGTGCAATAATTATGGCCAGACTTGCCTCATTTGCCACCTCAGCCAATAAACCAATATTGATAAAAACAGATCCATCATGAATTGCAAAGGCGTTTATTGATGGCGATCGTGTTAAATAAATTTGTAGATTTTCATCTTTAAGTTTTGCTGGTAAAACCTGTTTCAGTACTTTTTGAAGATAGTCCTCCATGGCTGGCCACTCCATATAAACAACTCCTTTGTCAAACAAATTCTGCTTTCCAAAAGCCATTAGTTCAGCATAGCGTTCTTTTTCATCCATTTTATTCGGAACACTCAATTTGTCAAGAATGTCGTAATAATTTTGTTCAGGATCGAAAAAATACTTGTCAGGAAAACTTTCAGGCATGGAATAACTGGAAGTTTTAGTTGTCTGAGCAACAGCATAATAGGATAAAAATCCTATTAGCTGCACACAGATTATTAAGGTGAGCGTTTTAAACAATTTCATTATTCAAAAGCGATTTTACTAAAATAAAAAACAGTTGATTTTCTTTTTTCGCCTTTTTTTCGAGCACTTCTTTTTTTCACCAGTCGTTGTTTTCCACTTGCTAAAAAGTAGTTGTCGTACCAAAAGTCTAATTCTTCATCATAGTTAGTACTTGATTTTTTATATTTTCTATTGAACTCAATTTTTACACTTCTTTTACCATCTAATATATCGCTTCCACTTAAAATTTTTGACTTAATGTAACCTCCATGTGAATAGGCTAAAACAATCTCCTCTTCTTGTATCATTACTTTTACTCTTTCTTTTAAGTTCATGGTTAATATATCCTGAATTTTAAAAGAGTGATCCCAGACCATTTCACCGTCCTTATCAAAACCTGCTGCAATTGCATGGGTGTATCTCCATCCATCAAAAACCTGTCGCGATTGAGTGGTTGTTTGCCCTTGTGAATTTGTTGTTGTATAATATTCTGTATGATATTCTGGGTAGTAAGCTTCTGCTACCATAATAGTGATATCATCTTGCTTTATAAGATCGTGTACAAGCAATCTGTATGAAAAAGTAATGTCTTTTCCTTTTTCTTTTCTCTTGGCTAATTTTTTCTTCGTTCTTTTTTCTGAGCCAGCTGATATGGCAATGAGTGCTTCATCAAAATTTTCGAAACCATAATATTTGATAAACTCTTGTTCGTTATCGATCAGTTTAGTAATGTATAATCCATGAGCAACTTCTGCCGGACCAACATAGCTTCTAAACATAGTATTGGTCATAAACTTAGCTACGAAATTTTTGTCTTTGAGCGGTTTGGTATAAGTGCCAATCATAATTTTCTCATTGGCCGACAAGGATGTGATTTTACCACTAGTAATTAAATTTCCTCCTTTCGAGTCAATTTTATAATCACTAATAAAATCTCCTTCCACATCGAGCTCATATACATAGGTGTAATTTACTTTGTTGTATTTATTCAGAATAATAATATTGGCTGATTTCGAATAGTTGTCATAGGTAATATCTGAAACCTTTGAACCTCCCTTTATTTTAATCGCTTTGAGTTCAGCTAAATCATCGCTGAAATCAGTATAATAAACTACAGGGTTGGTGTTGTTAGGATTTAGACCCAGAAAAAAAGGAATGAAACAAGTGCTATAGGCCAGACAAACTTTTGCGCAAGCAAGGTATTGGTTTGGAACTGATGTGCCTCCAAAACAGATAGATGCATTGCCCATATTGCACATATCAATTTCACTAAAATTAAGCGATTTGCCTCCAATATCAGTTATTGATCCATTCTTAACATCTATTTTTATTAACTTATAATCAGAACTACTAGCGCCTGTTGCATGAAAAAGCGTGTATAAAAATTTCCCATCGTAGGTGAACTTTTTCAACGTCAACCACCTATCAATGGAAACCATTTCATCCCAATCTTCTTTAAAACTGGTATTGTATTTTGTAAATACCCATTCCCGTTCTCCCTTACTTTCGCCCTTTTCATCTGTTTCGTAAAACATGACAACACCTTCATCTCCAACGGGAACAACATAATAGTCGTCTGCACCTTTAACCTTAATTTCTACCCTTTCTAATTCAGAGTCATCATCCTTTTGTGCAAAACTTGAAAATCCCAGTAAGAATATACTGCATGTTAGTAATGTGATTTTTGCATTCATAGTTTTTAATTTAATGTTTTTCATAGTTTTTTTTGATTTTCTATTTTTAATATATATGCTTTAAAAGTGTCCTTAAATTCATTTTGAATAGCATCATTGTGTTTATTTGCAAGAGTCTGAGCATATTTTGCTCCTCCAACATAAACACTTATTAAATAGCCAATACCAGTTGAAAAGGCAGATATTGGATAGCCTTGAACAAAGCTTATATAAGTGTAGGTTGCCAATCCAGCATGCAACAACAAACTGCTGAATCCTCTGCCCGCATAACCAGAATAGGCTTGTCCCAGACCTGGGACAATGAATGATAAAGTTTTAGCCGTTTTCCTTTTCTTGAATCCATTTTTGTGGATCAGCTCCTCATATTTTGATAAAAAGGAGTCATTCAAATTATTCAAGAGCATGTATTTAGCATATTGGGATTGGGCCTGTTCCCATTCATGTAGTTCATTAAATACAAGTATACTTAGAAATATGGATTTATCAGCGATGGTTGAATCCGCAAAAGCATATTTCATTTTACTGAGTTCGTTTTTTGCGCGGCTATAATTATGAGACAAATAGTAACACAGTGCTTTCTCATATAAAATCAGATATTTAAAAGAATCTGTCCAATTTGATAAAATATTAATTCGAAAAAGACTTTTAATGGCATCTGTATAATGATGTGCTGCTTTTTGAGCATAGGATTTTTTTAATAGAGATTGGGCTTGTATCAGCACGTCATCATGCTGGTAAATAATCTGCTCATATGCCACCAATGCAGCTAAATAGTCTCCTGCAATTGCAAGACTATCTGTACGCTGGTATGAGACAGAGTCGCTACCAAACAATGTATTGCTCCAGAGAAGCAACATAATGATGATGTATTTGGTCATAAACCTCTTGTTTTTTAATTTTTAAAGACAATGCTGAACCCCAAATATTACTGATATAGAAAACACTGAAAATAGAACCAAAAGCAATAAAACGCGGATCTTTGTATCCTTTTTTAAAATAAGCTTCAGCGCTTTGCAAGCCCCAAATTGCGAGCACTGAAAATGAAGCTAAACCTTGCTTTGGTTTCCCAGAATAAACTCTTCCCAAGCCAGGAACTGCTGCCGACATTAAGCCTGCTAACATAGCCGATTTTCGATTTAACTTTTCTAACTCATCCATTGATTTGCTTAAATCAGCTGTGTTTTTGACAAATACATTACACTTATCCAAGTGATCTCTATAATTGCTTTGAGTATTTCGTTTTGATCTTTTATCGTGAACTGATAGTGAATATTTGTTGAATATTTCCAAACAATTACAATAACTGTCTGAGTTATTAATTTGCTCCAATGATTTTAGACTTTGTTGAAACGAATTGTTGTTCAACTCGATCAGAGCTTTTGTTTTATAGGCAGAATTAAATTGCGGATGCGAGGAATGGTTGATTAAGCCAAGATATCTTATAGCGGAATCAGAGTTTAATTGATAATAATTTTTTGCAATTAAAATGACAATAGAATCTTTCTGATTTTGATTTAACTGTTCATTTTTGCTTAATGATTGTAAGAAAAAGATGCCTTCCTCATATAATTTAGTTTCATATAAATGATTAATAAATCCAATTTCTTCCGCTAATGATTGAGCCTTTATCGGCTGATAAATTATTAGTAGAACGAAAGAGAGGAGGATTTTTGTCATTTATTTAAGTATTGAGAAGGTAAGTCAACTATTTGACCTAATTCATTAAAAGACTCAGGAGGTAATTCTGAGATATTCAAGTTGTTACATCTATTCAGCCTGTCTGCAGACAAAAGTACTCCTTTAATCCATCCATAATCTGAAATTGCTTGCTTGCTGAAATTTGAACAGGATAATTCATAGGGGCAGTTAGATATTGTTTGGGGTGAAATTACATTTTGATATAAATACATAGTGCCAGCCAGAACCCATCCAACAGGATTTATTTTCGCAAGGAAACTACTATTTGCTTTAATCAAAGATTTTGAATTATGCGCGTGGCAATTATGTTCATGATAGTCTGCTGCACTGGAAATAAACTTCAAATCGGATTGATGATCTTGTGCATATAGATCACTACTCAAGGAAAACAAATAGCAAAATAGGCATGTTATATAGCAGAATAATCTTAACGAAGATTTATATACTATTTTGTTATCGCTTAATTGAAACATTTGAGGATAGTGAGAGCCATTGAATAATGATTTGTTCGAAAATAAAAATACGAAAAAAATAAGAAGATTAATTTAGATACTTGATTTTTGAAAAAAATAATAATTAGAACAATTACTGCTTTTGTTTGGAATCCGATCAATTGTTATCAGTAATGATATAGTCTTTATTTTTTTAAAATATATTGCAGGTTTAAGCAATTGTTTTGCCTCTGGTAAGATGCTACTTCTTTTTTATTGATTGGTGAAAAAATAAGAAGAGATAAGTTTATGGTAGGGGGTTAAGTATCAGACTTAAAACCAAGCAAGCATTAATAAACATGATAGAATAATCGAGCCTGATAAATTTTATTTTGATCCTCATATTTATCGTAATCAAGAATTTCAAATAAATAATCATGTTGACCCTTTTTTCGAGTGTCTAATTTATACCGAACAAGTCCATTAATAAAGCTGATTGTGTCGTTATTAATCAATAACTGTTGTTGTGATTTGGAAGAATATTCTGTCAATAATATTTCTGCTTCAGCAATTTCACCTTTTTTATACAAATTCTTTTGCATGACGACAACAGGTAATTGGGAATCAAACTCTAGTTTCTTTGGTTGATTTTGAAGAAAACTATTTATTAAATCAATTTTTAACTGTTCTAAAGATATTTGTATGAGTTTTAATTGTAAAAGGCTGTTTAGAACATTTTTGTTTTTGTAGGTATTAGCATAATAAACTGATTTATCGAGATAAGAGGAGTAGAAAGAGTAAATAGTTGTGTCATTAGTTAATGCTAATATTCTATTGGTCAAATAATCAATGTCATTTAGTAGTCTGTTATATTTGATTTTACAACTGTAGGGCACTTTTTTAAAGTAGTTTTTTATATTATTGCTGTTATTTGATTGCTTTTCCAGGAAAATTTCATTTTTTTCTAATAACTCTTTTTCGAGAAGGGATACCTTCGAACTGAATGATTTATAAATGTTATCAATAGAGTCTATTGAAGCTGAATATTGTTTTTTGAAGTAATTTGATGTATGAGTAAATCTGTAGCATTGATCCATTTGTTTATCAGAGATTTCTAACAATTCGTCATAAACATATACTTCTGAATTATACATTTCAATAAAATAGTTCTGATTATCAGAATTGCAGGAAACAATCAAGAATACTGATGATATAATGAGTAAGTACTTCATTTTAATAAACTAAATAATCAATTATAATAGGAAATTCTGTTTTTTCATTATTATTTAATGTAGTCATGCTTCCTTCAAATATGTTAAATCCTGTTTTTTTTGTGGGAAGTATTGCTTTTTGTTTTCCATACTCAAAGAATGTTTCACAGTTTTCAATGGTAACATCTGTTTTGATTTTAGAATTGTAGGCTCCAAGTACAATCGTACAGTATGCAGTGTCATTTTGAAAGAGTATTTGCCTGTCCATAGATACAACAGGGATCATTCTGTCAAAACGGTAATCAGACACTCCAATACACTTAATTTGAGTTAAAATAAGTTTGTGATTAAGTCGGATAATCTCTTGTTTTAATCGTAAAAGTGTAATTAATAATTCTGCATTTGAGAGGTTCGTAAATGTTTCCTTTACCCATTCAGTCTTGTTTTTAACCTGAATGAGGTGAATATCTTCGATATATGTTTTACTTACATATTTTGAAAAAGTAGCCGTGGACTGTAAGAATTGATCATTAATTTGAGCAATTCTCTTCGCTATTTCATTTCCAAGGTGCTTATTGAAAATTAAGTCATTACACTCATTCTTTGAACTTGGTTTATTTAATGAGTATATGTCTTCATTGGAAGAAATTAGCTTTACTATAGAATCAATGTATTGCATGAAGTTTTCAGTATTTTCATTTAAACTAATTGCATTATCATAAAAGATTTTTAGACTGTTTGGCATCCATGGCAATAAATTACCAAACTGTTCCAGCGTTTTATAATTATCGTCAATTAAGGTTACTGTTGATTTTTGTATCTGATTACATAAAAACTGATTGTATTCCATCTCCTTATCCCTGTTTGAACAGGAGCAAAGAATTAGGGCTAGAGTAATGAATAATAGTAGTTTATACTTCATTGAAGTTTCTTTGATATGTTTACTAACGATATCGTACTAGCATTATTGTGATTTCAACAATTCATGTAATTTCTTTGGAACTTGTCCATAATATGAGGTTTTTGTATTTGCAATAATAAACGAATGATTTAATTTGATTGGGATTAAGTCACAGACTTAATCCAGAGAGGGTTTTAACAATCAGCTTTTCTTGTTTTTTAGCCATGCATTTGTTTTGTATTTCAACTCTTCTTCAGACACAGTCCTGCCTGATTGAATATCTTCTTCACTTATTTTTAGCATTAAAATTTGTTCGTGTGTTAGTTCAAAAACTTCATCATTCGCAGAATTGGAAGAAATTAGATTATCCAATGCTAACAGGAACTTTTTGTTGCGAATTGTTAATATTTTTTCAATCAAGCCATTTCGTATGTTGTCAACTGTAGCCATATCTCAAAATTAGCAAAACTTTCAATATTAAACATATTGGCTAATTCAATATAGATCCGAAATTGATTCGGGTTTACACAATTACATCTAGAAATCACCATGAGCTAAGTATGCGCTGAGTGACCTGATGCATTGCCTTAATAATTTGGTATTAACTTTTTGAAAATCAAGTATTTTGCATCTATATCCATTTATTACAATTACTTTTGCAGCTTGAATAAACAATGATTTGTAAGCGCTATTGCTTAGAGATTGACAAGAAAAACACATGATTACATTTGATTCTTTAGGACTGAGCTCTGAAATTCTCAAAGCCACAAAAGAATTGGGTTTCGAAAATCCAACTCCTATTCAGGAAAAAACAATTCCTGTTATACTTAGCACCGAAAGTGATATTATTTCACTGGCACAAACCGGAACTGGTAAAACTGCTGCTTTTGGTTTGCCATTGATAGAACTTAGCGATCCTTTATCATCTGATGTGCAGGCATTGGTATTGAGTCCAACACGTGAACTATGTGTACAGATTACTAAAGATATAGCCAATTATTCAAAATATTTACCAGACTTTGGCGTAACTGCTGTTTATGGTGGTGCTGATATTGGCAAGCAAACCAGAGATTTGAAAAGGCAACCTCAATTGGTTGTTGGTACTCCAGGACGTGTGCTTGATATGATCAAAAGAAGAATACTGAAGGTAAAGCATATTAAATATTTGGTACTTGATGAAGCAGATGAAATGCTGAACATGGGTTTCAAAGATGATTTGGATGCCATTTTAGCTAATACTCCTCAGGAAAAAAGAACCTTTTTGTTCTCGGCCACTATGCCGAATGAGATTATTCGTATTACCAATAATTACATGAGTAATCCGGTTGAAATTACTGCTGGTAAAAAGAATATTGGAGCTGATGATGTATCACATGAATATTATGTGGTTCAGGCAAAACATCGTTATGAAGCATTGAAGCGTTTAGCAGATATTAATCCTAAAATTTATGGTATTGTATTCTGTAGGACACGTAAGGAGACAAAGGAAATTGCTGATAAATTTATTGGAGATGGTTATAGTGCTGACGCACTGCATGGTGATTTATCGCAAGCCCAGCGCGATCATGTAATGAGCCGTTTCCGTTCAAAGACTATTCAAATGTTGGTAGCAACCGATGTTGCTGCACGTGGATTGGATGTTAATGATCTTACGCATGTTATCAATTATAATTTACCTGATGAATTAGAGCTGTATATCCACCGTAGTGGTCGAACCGGTAGAGCAGGAAAGAAGGGTGTTTGTATTTCCATTATTCATGTGAAGGATAAGCGGAAAATCAGGGATATTGAGAAAATGATCAGTAAACAGTTCACATTGAAAGAGGTGCCTAATGGATCTGAAATTTGTGGAAAGCAGCTGTTTAATCTCATTGACAGGATGGAACATACACAAGTAAATGAAACAGAAATTGAGGCATATATGCCTGAGATTTATAAAAAACTTGAATGGATGAGTCGGGAGGATTTAATCAAGCGATTTGTATCTGTTGAGTTTAATCGATTCCTTTCTTATTATGAGAATGCTCAAGATCTTAATAAAGTTGAAAGAGATGATAGATCTGATAGACCTGATAGAAAGGGACGTTCTGATCGCTCAGATCGTTCTGATAATTTAGACAGAGGCAATAAAGAAAGAAAGAGATCAAGAGATGCCAACTTTAGCCGTTTCTTTATCAATCTTGGTATCAAGCAAGGGTTAAATCCTGCACGATTGATGGGATTAATAAACGAGCAAACGCGGTCGAAAAATATTGAAATTGGACGTATTGATATCATGAAGAAATTCTCCTTTTTCGAAGTGGAAAATAGTTTTGAAAAATCAATTTTAGATTCTTTTTTGGGTGGCAAACCTGCCATATTTGAAGGGACTAAAGTAGCTGTTGAAATTTCAAAACCAGAGTCAAAGCCCAAACCACGACTCAAGCCTGATTTTCCTGCAAAGGATTTTAAAAAATCAAGAAGTGGTGGTGCTGCAAGAAAGAGAAAGAGTTATTAATTCCTAGTTGAAACGTCATCGCGAGGACAAAGGACGAAACAATCTCCTCATTAGGTTTCCGTGTATAATTTGTAGATTGCAGCGCATCATTGCATTTTGCTCGCAATGACGATTTATAAAATCAACTCTGGTTTCAGTTTGCAACTGAAACCTTTGAATGATGTAAGTTTAAAACTTACAATTCCTAAACAATAAATTCGATATCTAGCAATCCTTTTCCACCTACATAATCAATGGCACTGCTGTATGTATACTCTTCAGGAATGTTGACTAACCCAGCTTTTACGGGATTATTATGTAAATAATCCAATCTCTGATCAATCATTTTGTTGGTTTCCAATTCAACAGGATGATTGTTTTGTTGCCAGACTTGATAGTTTTTGTTATTGGAATTTTTCTCTCCATGAGATTTTAATAGCCAAAGAATCCAGTTTCTTCTGCTTTCTTCTGGATGATTCA is part of the Bacteroidota bacterium genome and harbors:
- a CDS encoding transposase, whose amino-acid sequence is MPSKYTIQNHQNPHFLTYSTVEWIDIFTRPVYKDIVVDSLKHCQNEKGLILYAWVIMSNHVHLIASAKENYKLSDILRDHKKFTSKRIIEALNHPEESRRNWILWLLKSHGEKNSNNKNYQVWQQNNHPVELETNKMIDQRLDYLHNNPVKAGLVNIPEEYTYSSAIDYVGGKGLLDIEFIV
- a CDS encoding M48 family metalloprotease; this translates as MKLFKTLTLIICVQLIGFLSYYAVAQTTKTSSYSMPESFPDKYFFDPEQNYYDILDKLSVPNKMDEKERYAELMAFGKQNLFDKGVVYMEWPAMEDYLQKVLKQVLPAKLKDENLQIYLTRSPSINAFAIHDGSVFINIGLLAEVANEASLAIIIAHELAHYINNDVESSFFRKLEQYSKKNRNTNHEIRIDNAAIDRDMERLADSLGFDLANTAGYSLTNGLINFYQFLKEEEKYRLEKKSKNRKLINAGSELKSKEEIKENLLLSHPKAVERIENLENYLDNFSKENKKDFIVSESEFNELQAIAKIEVLKLLLKNAQYHDCAEAAFKKYLFDPDNEDYIYYLLESIRRLIYLDTKIAEKGFLTEDLRSYFKKGEGILNDLDFILTDSASVLFIQDSNLINKDSLPFNTYTEAFNYFEKLAIDKNITESYLTIALFNHDKVYTMFEYLNQYLEYEDALYPEFAKAALHNSLFSELDKNNKNIILMDRFHYLEDHKYGYYNRFFKSEVLTNNYYTALKDVMGKHFSSYELIKIDELKITDFKKYREYMDMLSLALYFEYMDDHKGEKVSEEYYFTKKKKQIEEKDKKHVYYLDPYSWYFYKENEISTFQYMNTSYFDDQTLRYMPLIRALTIVTAFIPYIQIGDVQEMLSGSARYTYEINMYKFDASKSENKIYSNDVYYKMTEAYFLNTTYHLLKEQENEN
- a CDS encoding membrane protein insertion efficiency factor YidD — its product is MSSDLYAQDHQSDLKFISSAADYHEHNCHAHNSKSLIKANSSFLAKINPVGWVLAGTMYLYQNVISPQTISNCPYELSCSNFSKQAISDYGWIKGVLLSADRLNRCNNLNISELPPESFNELGQIVDLPSQYLNK
- a CDS encoding DEAD/DEAH box helicase, yielding MITFDSLGLSSEILKATKELGFENPTPIQEKTIPVILSTESDIISLAQTGTGKTAAFGLPLIELSDPLSSDVQALVLSPTRELCVQITKDIANYSKYLPDFGVTAVYGGADIGKQTRDLKRQPQLVVGTPGRVLDMIKRRILKVKHIKYLVLDEADEMLNMGFKDDLDAILANTPQEKRTFLFSATMPNEIIRITNNYMSNPVEITAGKKNIGADDVSHEYYVVQAKHRYEALKRLADINPKIYGIVFCRTRKETKEIADKFIGDGYSADALHGDLSQAQRDHVMSRFRSKTIQMLVATDVAARGLDVNDLTHVINYNLPDELELYIHRSGRTGRAGKKGVCISIIHVKDKRKIRDIEKMISKQFTLKEVPNGSEICGKQLFNLIDRMEHTQVNETEIEAYMPEIYKKLEWMSREDLIKRFVSVEFNRFLSYYENAQDLNKVERDDRSDRPDRKGRSDRSDRSDNLDRGNKERKRSRDANFSRFFINLGIKQGLNPARLMGLINEQTRSKNIEIGRIDIMKKFSFFEVENSFEKSILDSFLGGKPAIFEGTKVAVEISKPESKPKPRLKPDFPAKDFKKSRSGGAARKRKSY